The Magnolia sinica isolate HGM2019 chromosome 9, MsV1, whole genome shotgun sequence genome contains a region encoding:
- the LOC131255558 gene encoding ankyrin repeat-containing protein BDA1-like: protein MDVKLYEAALMGNVQSLFEILVEDPLILERVSVKESPLHTAALLGHVDFAKEILRRKPQLARESNSQGFSPLHLASAKGHLEIVKELLKADSDMCLVRDRDGRTPLHIAAMNGRADILKELVRARPVATRVTTDRAETVFHVCVKHKHLEVLKVLVEARDDGEVVRMKDDGDNTVLHLATAEKQIQMVEYLVSKTKVDVNAINISGLTAFDILLNSPHERADKELKAILKKVGARSAEEIFHPSPGPISLANEMELPTKRRKTKKRKRDHDRWLDETRSTLMVVAILIATETFEAGLNPPGSVWQDTLEDNTGSGKGHTAGEAIMSYIYWKEYRVFMIFNSTGFISSLLIILLLISGFPLERRVLLWILTIFMWVAVSSMMVTYGCSLYTLSSDEVFNRIPWLTVRNTFFTWLGIIGLLFVGHLYRFASRRFKNLQLLRKKDRLLSMDKRNVGLVKKKNKRYSTDERNTDVELNIG, encoded by the exons atggaTGTGAAACTCTATGAAGCAGCACTAATGGGAAACGTTCAATCTCTGTTTGAAATACTTGTAGAAGATCCTCTCATTCTCGAGAGAGTTTCTGTCAAAGAGTCTCCCTTGCACACAGCAGCTCTCCTCGGTCACGTAGACTTTGCAAAAGAGATCCTCCGTCGGAAGCCCCAACTCGCCCGTGAATCCAACTCCCAAGGATTCTCCCCTTTGCACTTGGCATCAGCGAAAGGCCATCTTGAAATCGTAAAAGAGCTTCTGAAGGCCGATTCCGACATGTGCCTTGTTCGGGACCGTGACGGACGGACACCTCTCCACATAGCTGCGATGAACGGCCGAGCCGACATCTTGAAGGAGTTAGTTCGTGCCAGACCTGTTGCAACTCGGGTAACGACAGATCGAGCGGAGACAGTTTTCCATGTGTGCGTGAAGCATAAACATTTGGAGGTTTTGAAGGTGTTGGTGGAGGCCCGAGACGATGGTGAGGTTGTGCGCATGAAAGATGATGGCGACAACACTGTCCTCCACCTTGCTACTGCAGAGAAGCAGATTCAG ATGGTCGAGTATTTGGTTAGCAAGACCAAAGTGGATGTAAACGCCATCAACATAAGTGGCCTGACTGCCTTCGACATCTTACTAAACAGTCCACATGAACGAGCTGATAAAGAGCTGAAAGCTATCCTTAAAAAAGTGGGAGCAAGAAGCGCAGAAGAAATATTTCATCCCTCGCCGGGCCCGATTTCATTAGCAAATGAGATGGAATTGCCAACTAAAAGgaggaaaacaaagaaaagaaagagagatcacGATAGGTGGCTGGACGAGACACGGAGCACACTAATGGTTGTAGCTATCTTGATCGCGACAGAGACTTTTGAAGCTGGCCTCAACCCTCCTGGCAGTGTTTGGCAAGACACCCTAGAAGACAACACAGGAAGTGGAAAAGGGCACACAGCTGGGGAGGCTATAATGAGCTATATATATTGGAAAGAATACAGGGTCTTCATGATTTTCAACAGCACTGGGTTTATTTCATCTCTGCTTATAATCCTATTGCTGATAAGTGGATTCCCTCTTGAACGGAGAGTCCTGTTGTGGATTCTCACGATCTTCATGTGGGTTGCTGTCTCCTCGATGATGGTCACATATGGCTGCTCTCTTTATACTCTCTCCTCAGATGAAGTCTTCAATAGAATTCCATGGCTTACAGTTCGAAATACATTCTTCACGTGGTTAGGGATAATCGGGCTGCTATTTGTAGGACATCTGTATCGTTTTGCTTCACGCAGGTTCAAGAACTTGCAACTCCTGAGGAAGAAAGATAGGCTGTTGTCGATGGATAAGAGGAATGTTGGACtcgtgaagaagaaaaacaagcgATATTCAACGGATGAGAGGAATACAGATGTTGAGTTGAACATTGGATGA